In Ruminiclostridium josui JCM 17888, the genomic window CAAAATATGATAAATCATTTAATCTTTATGCTTTATTTTTGCTGTATCGCTTTTTTTCGTTAATTTTTTCTTTCTCACAATTTTCTTAGATATTGTAAAAACATAATTCTCTCCGGAATTATTATCCCAATTATCCGCTGAATCTTTAAAACAAATACCACAGGTTTTACCGTCTTTTATATCAATTTCAGCAATAAATTCACCGTTTTCTTTTGCCATTGTGACAAAATATTTATT contains:
- a CDS encoding carbohydrate-binding protein, which gives rise to MAQKNYEKNGVFLSKKTLYSGDKIILKYNGLLCQDGAENIYAHVGFGENWENKYFVTMAKENGEFIAEIDIKDGKTCGICFKDSADNWDNNSGENYVFTISKKIVRKKKLTKKSDTAKIKHKD